A genomic window from Solanum stenotomum isolate F172 chromosome 10, ASM1918654v1, whole genome shotgun sequence includes:
- the LOC125841308 gene encoding hydroxymethylglutaryl-CoA synthase-like → MASQPKNVGILAMEIYFPPTCLQQEVLEAHDGASKGKYTIGLGQDCMGFCTEVEDVISMSLTAVNSLLEKYSVDPKQIGRLEVGSETVIDKSKSIKTFLMQIFEKHGNTDIEGVDSTNACYGGTAALFNCVNWVESASWDGRYGLVVCTDSAVYAEGPARPTGGAAAVAMLVGPDAPIVFESKIRASHMSHVYDFYKPILDSEYPVVDGKLSQTCYLMALDACYKSLCNKYEKLEGKQFSMADAAYFVFHSPYNKLVQKSFSRLLFNDFLRNASSIDESAKKILAPFESLTGDESYQSRDLEKASQQLAKPLYDEKVQPTTLIPKQVGNMYTASLYAAFASLLHNKHNTLAGQRVIMFSYGSGLTATMFSLKFNEGQHPFSLSNIASVMNVAEKLESRHEFTPEKFIEILKLMEHRYGAKDFVTSKDCSLLEPGTYYLTEVDSKYRRFYAKKAHENGQVNGH, encoded by the exons ATGGCTTCTCAACCGAAGAATGTTGGAATTCTCGCCATGGAGATTTACTTTCCTCCTACTTGTCTTCAGCAG GAAGTATTGGAGGCTCATGATGGAGCAAGCAAAGGCAAGTATACAATTGGTCTAGGACAAGATTGCATGGGCTTTTGCACTGAGGTTGAAGATGTCATATCAATGAG TTTGACAGCTGTTAATTCCCTACTGGAGAAGTATTCTGTTGATCCGAAGCAAATTGGTCGGCTAGAGGTTGGAAGTGAAACTGTTATTGATAAGAGCAAATCCATCAAGACATTCTTAATGCAAATATTTGAG AAACATGGAAATACTGACATTGAAGGAGTTGACTCAACTAATGCCTGCTATGGGGGAACTGCTGCATTGTTCAACTGTGTAAATTGGGTGGAGAGTGCTTCATGGGATGGACGCTATGGTCTTGTAGTATGCACGGATAGCGCG GTCTATGCAGAGGGGCCTGCTCGGCCTACTGGAGGAGCTGCAGCTGTTGCTATGCTTGTTGGGCCTGATGCTCCTATAGTATTTGAAAGCAAGATCAGGGCTAGCCATATGTCCCATGTCTATGATTTTTACAAGCCCATCCTTGACAGTGAATATCCA GTGGTTGATGGTAAGCTTTCACAAACCTGTTATCTCATGGCACTTGATGCCTGCTACAAGAGTTTATGCAACAA ATATGAGAAATTGGAAGGCAAGCAATTTTCAATGGCGGATGCAGCCTACTTTGTGTTCCATTCACCATACAACAAG CTCGTGCAGAAGAGCTTTAGTCGATTGCTGTTCAATGATTTTCTAAGGAATGCTAG CTCTATTGATGAGTCTGCCAAAAAAATCCTGGCCCCCTTCGAATCCTTAACCGGTGATGAAAGCTACCAGAGCCGTGATCTTGAGAAG GCATCCCAACAACTTGCTAAACCACTTTATGATGAGAAGGTGCAACCTACCACATTGATACCAAAACAAGTTGGCAACATGTACACCGCATCTCTTTATGCTGCTTTTGCATCCCTCCTTCACAATAAGCACAACACATTG GCTGGTCAGCGGGTAATCATGTTTTCCTATGGGAGTGGATTGACTGCGACTATGTTTTCGCTAAAGTTTAACGAAGGTCAACATCCTTTTAGTTTGTCAAACATTGCAAGCGTGATGAATGTCGCAGAGAAGTTGGAATCGAGACATGAG TTCACTCCTGAAAAATTCATCGAAATATTGAAACTAATGGAGCACAGATATGGTGCCAAGGACTTCGTGACCAGCAAGGATTGCAGCCTTCTCGAACCAGGAACCTACTACCTAACAGAGGTTGATTCCAAGTACAGAAGATTTTATGCAAAGAAGGCTCACGAGAATGGGCAGGTCAACGGACACTAG